The following proteins are co-located in the Microbacterium sp. SORGH_AS_0888 genome:
- a CDS encoding dihydrolipoamide acetyltransferase family protein, giving the protein MSEQTFHLPDVGEGLTEAEIVQWRVAPGDAVAVNDVLVEIETAKSLVELPSPFAGTVGQVLAPEGATVEVGAPIISIVDADAAPAEPPAAPVEPPADDDGSGSVLVGYGAAGQVSSRRRKPAVRPSATSAGVLAKPPIRKLARDLGVDLGTVVPTGADGEITREDVMTHASQASVFRNIETPEWPEVREETIAVAPAAAAPPAQGPAASGSPARVAPAPAGEREETIPVKGVRKATARGMVLSAYTAPHVSVWTDVDATRTMELVKRLKASPDFADVKVSPLLIVARAVIWAVRRTPMVNAAWIDTEDGGAEIRVRHFVNLGIAAATPRGLLVPNIKDAQNLNTRELARALESLTMTARAGRTAPADQQGGTITITNIGVFGMDAGTPIINPGESGIIAMGAIRQKPWVVDGEVRPRWVTTVSGSFDHRVIDGDGMSRFVADVASVLEEPALLLD; this is encoded by the coding sequence ATGAGCGAACAGACTTTCCATCTCCCGGATGTCGGCGAGGGACTGACCGAGGCGGAGATCGTGCAGTGGCGGGTCGCGCCGGGCGATGCCGTCGCGGTCAACGACGTCCTCGTCGAGATCGAGACCGCCAAGTCGCTCGTCGAGCTGCCGTCGCCGTTCGCGGGTACCGTGGGCCAGGTCCTGGCCCCCGAGGGCGCCACCGTCGAGGTCGGCGCGCCCATCATCTCGATCGTGGATGCGGACGCCGCCCCCGCCGAGCCGCCGGCCGCGCCGGTCGAGCCGCCGGCCGACGACGACGGCTCCGGCTCCGTGCTGGTCGGCTACGGCGCCGCGGGCCAGGTCAGCTCACGCCGTCGCAAGCCGGCAGTGCGGCCGTCCGCGACCTCCGCGGGCGTCCTCGCGAAGCCCCCGATCCGCAAGCTCGCCCGCGACCTCGGCGTGGACCTGGGCACGGTCGTGCCCACCGGCGCCGATGGCGAGATCACGCGCGAGGACGTCATGACGCATGCGTCGCAGGCCTCCGTCTTCCGCAACATCGAGACGCCGGAGTGGCCCGAGGTGCGCGAGGAGACGATCGCGGTCGCGCCCGCGGCCGCTGCGCCGCCGGCGCAGGGACCGGCCGCGTCGGGCTCCCCGGCCCGGGTCGCCCCGGCCCCCGCGGGTGAGCGCGAGGAGACGATCCCGGTCAAGGGCGTGCGCAAGGCGACGGCGCGCGGGATGGTGCTGTCGGCCTACACCGCGCCGCATGTGTCGGTGTGGACGGATGTCGACGCCACCCGCACGATGGAGCTCGTCAAGCGCCTGAAGGCCTCACCAGACTTCGCCGATGTGAAGGTCTCCCCGCTGCTGATCGTGGCGCGCGCCGTGATCTGGGCGGTGCGGCGCACCCCGATGGTCAACGCGGCGTGGATCGACACGGAGGACGGCGGCGCCGAGATCCGGGTCCGCCACTTCGTCAACCTGGGGATCGCCGCGGCCACCCCGCGGGGCTTGCTCGTGCCCAACATCAAGGACGCCCAGAACCTCAACACGCGCGAGCTGGCGCGCGCCCTCGAGAGCCTCACGATGACGGCGCGCGCCGGTCGCACGGCGCCCGCCGACCAGCAGGGCGGCACGATCACGATCACGAACATCGGCGTGTTCGGGATGGATGCGGGCACGCCCATCATCAATCCCGGAGAGTCGGGCATCATCGCCATGGGCGCGATCCGGCAGAAGCCGTGGGTCGTCGACGGCGAGGTGCGTCCGCGCTGGGTGACGACGGTGTCCGGCTCCTTCGACCATCGCGTGATCGACGGCGACGGGATGAGCCGGTTCGTGGCGGATGTCGCCTCGGTGCTCGAGGAGCCGGCGCTGCTCCTGGACTGA